The sequence below is a genomic window from Brooklawnia cerclae.
CTTCAGCTCACGCGGGCTCCGTCTCCAGCAGCGGGCCGTATATCGCCTGCGGGAACACGCACCATCCTTGCGGGACCAATACGAACTGATCGCACATCGCCATCGACAACGCTGAACGCTCACTTCCCGGGAGAAGCTTGACAAACGACGTGCTCATTCGGCAACTGGTCATCAGTAGTGGTAGCGGGCCTGAAGAATCACCAGATCCTCGCCGACGACGAGGTAGACCAATCGATGCTCGTCAGTGATACGCCGCGACCAGGCGCCTGGCGCGCCGAATTTGAGCTGTTCCGGTTTGCCGATGCCCTCGAAAGGGTCACGCAGGCAGGCATCGATCAGTGTGTTGACGCGCTTGAGTATGCGCCGGTCCGCCGTCTGCCAGTGAACGTAGTCCTCCCAGCCTTCGCGACTCCAGACCAGGCGCACTCATTCGCCTCGGTCCAGCTCGTGCGCCTCGGTCGCGCCCGACTGCGCGCGCTCATACGCGTCGAGAAGCCGGCGGGCGTTGGCCGGTGAGCGGAAGAGATACGCGGTTTCCTTCCACGCCGCGTACTCGTCGGCAGCCATGAGCACGGCATTGCCCTTAC
It includes:
- a CDS encoding type II toxin-antitoxin system Phd/YefM family antitoxin — translated: MSISASEARKTLFPLIERVNDDREAVEIVSRKGNAVLMAADEYAAWKETAYLFRSPANARRLLDAYERAQSGATEAHELDRGE
- a CDS encoding Txe/YoeB family addiction module toxin; the protein is MRLVWSREGWEDYVHWQTADRRILKRVNTLIDACLRDPFEGIGKPEQLKFGAPGAWSRRITDEHRLVYLVVGEDLVILQARYHY